Proteins encoded together in one Altererythrobacter epoxidivorans window:
- a CDS encoding pyridoxine 5'-phosphate synthase, producing the protein MSERLRLGVNIDHVATIRNARGGDHPDPVRAAEIVAAVGGDGITAHLREDRRHIRDEDLARIQAATDLPLNLEMAATEEMLAIALRHKPHAACIVPEKREERTTEGGLDAAGLHNQLAPIVSRLSDEGIRVSLFIEASERQLDAARKLAAPVVEFHTGEYAHAGLDGDKERETRELQRIADMSRLARDMGIEPHAGHGLTYDNVKPIAAIRELAELNIGHYLVGEAVFVGLEAAVRRMRDLMDEARGGTPS; encoded by the coding sequence CCATCCCGATCCGGTGCGCGCGGCGGAAATCGTCGCCGCTGTCGGCGGTGACGGCATTACTGCCCACCTGCGCGAGGACCGGCGCCATATCAGGGACGAGGATCTCGCCCGGATCCAGGCGGCAACCGACCTGCCGCTCAACCTCGAGATGGCCGCGACCGAAGAAATGCTCGCGATTGCGCTGCGGCACAAACCGCACGCGGCGTGCATCGTCCCTGAAAAGCGCGAAGAACGCACGACCGAGGGCGGGCTGGACGCTGCCGGGCTGCACAACCAGCTGGCACCGATCGTCTCTCGCCTGTCGGACGAAGGGATCAGGGTCAGCCTGTTCATCGAGGCAAGCGAACGCCAGCTCGACGCCGCGCGAAAGCTGGCGGCACCGGTGGTGGAGTTTCACACCGGAGAATATGCCCATGCCGGGCTCGACGGGGACAAGGAGCGGGAAACGCGCGAATTGCAGCGCATCGCCGATATGTCGCGACTGGCGCGGGACATGGGGATCGAACCCCATGCAGGCCACGGCCTCACCTATGACAACGTCAAGCCCATCGCCGCCATTCGCGAGCTCGCCGAACTCAATATCGGCCACTACCTGGTCGGCGAGGCTGTGTTCGTGGGCCTCGAAGCCGCGGTTCGCCGGATGCGCGACCTGATGGACGAAGCTCGGGGCGGGACCCCGTCATGA
- the acpS gene encoding holo-ACP synthase: protein MIIGLGSDLCNIERIQNSLDRFGERFENRVFTEIEIAKARRRPFTIAGTYAKRFAAKEAFSKAVGTGFRRGVFMKDIGVVNAASGAPTLALSGGAAIRLAELTPDGHEALIHLTLTDDHPWAQAYIIIEARPL from the coding sequence ATGATCATCGGCCTCGGTTCCGACCTCTGCAATATAGAGCGTATACAGAACTCGCTCGACCGGTTCGGCGAACGGTTCGAAAATCGCGTCTTCACCGAAATCGAAATCGCGAAGGCGCGCCGACGCCCCTTCACCATCGCCGGCACCTACGCCAAGCGGTTCGCGGCCAAGGAAGCATTCAGCAAGGCGGTCGGCACCGGCTTTCGGCGTGGCGTCTTCATGAAGGATATCGGCGTCGTCAACGCCGCGTCGGGCGCACCCACGCTGGCGCTGTCAGGCGGGGCCGCAATTCGCCTTGCGGAATTGACCCCGGATGGCCATGAGGCGCTCATTCATCTCACCCTCACCGACGACCATCCATGGGCACAGGCCTACATCATTATTGAGGCCCGCCCCCTGTGA
- the lepB gene encoding signal peptidase I, whose protein sequence is MSTTEKKDDEKVNWLAEVRGLLWMLLAVLAFHSLVAKPFYIPSTSMMPTLYVGDRLVVSKYPYGWSWASASFHILPRGDWRILPDTPEYGDIVIPVHPERDEDYIKRVVGLPGDRIEVREGKIILNGKAVPQEIVPPVKIPFEPELDCSGAPCLTAFEQYRVREANGDQYYEPPTYRETLPNGASYLIIDHMDQYLDDMPEITIPAGHVFVMGDNRDHSADSRASIGEKGLGGPVPLENIGGRAEFITFSLDGSTTWNPVSWFTSLRGDRAWTTLRPAIAEGGATNERD, encoded by the coding sequence TTGAGCACGACTGAGAAAAAAGACGACGAAAAGGTCAACTGGCTCGCGGAAGTGCGCGGGTTGCTGTGGATGCTGCTCGCCGTGCTGGCGTTTCACAGCCTCGTCGCCAAGCCGTTCTATATCCCTTCGACGTCGATGATGCCGACGCTTTATGTCGGCGACCGCCTGGTGGTGAGCAAATATCCCTATGGCTGGTCGTGGGCCTCTGCCAGCTTCCACATCCTGCCGCGCGGGGACTGGCGCATCCTGCCCGATACGCCCGAATATGGCGATATCGTGATCCCGGTCCATCCGGAACGGGACGAGGATTACATCAAGCGTGTCGTCGGCCTGCCTGGCGACCGGATCGAAGTGCGCGAAGGCAAGATCATCCTCAACGGCAAGGCCGTGCCGCAGGAAATCGTCCCGCCGGTCAAGATCCCGTTCGAGCCGGAGCTGGATTGCTCGGGCGCGCCGTGCCTCACCGCGTTCGAACAGTACCGCGTGCGCGAGGCAAATGGCGACCAGTATTACGAGCCGCCGACGTACCGCGAAACACTGCCCAACGGGGCAAGCTACCTGATCATCGATCACATGGACCAGTATCTGGACGACATGCCGGAAATCACGATTCCCGCTGGCCATGTCTTCGTGATGGGCGATAACCGCGACCATTCTGCTGACAGCCGCGCTTCCATCGGGGAAAAGGGTTTGGGCGGTCCCGTACCGCTCGAAAACATTGGCGGACGGGCCGAGTTCATCACCTTTTCCCTAGACGGTTCAACGACCTGGAACCCGGTGAGCTGGTTCACAAGCTTGCGCGGAGATCGCGCTTGGACCACTCTGCGCCCGGCAATTGCCGAAGGGGGCGCAACCAATGAGCGAGACTGA
- a CDS encoding AI-2E family transporter, translating to MSETDHDSDRRMGASPTRIGNERLRFEAARAAIWAGVIGLFVLVIYLAQSLLVIFGALVFAAMIDGGARLLGRALKIGRTWRVAIVLILTTAFFAWLVMFAGATISSEAAAFPSIIEKQLMQLFAYLRSNGLDISVVDFKSVAGSLTSGVGTVTKAIGGLFGGLTTMVLIMIIGIYLALDPNLYERGVAWVVPERHRDAFYDTVSHQAYTMRRLLAGRLVGMVAEGIFTWALLMFYGVPMAALLGLLTGLLAFIPNIGALISGVLMVLVGFSGGTEMGLYTIFVYFLVQNFDGYILIPLIAKKTVDLAPALVLSAQLIFGVLFGILGLALADPMLAMIKVGLERRAARFDESDNAERTAELGA from the coding sequence ATGAGCGAGACTGACCACGATTCCGACAGGCGGATGGGCGCCAGCCCTACCCGTATCGGCAATGAACGCCTGAGGTTCGAAGCGGCGCGTGCGGCTATCTGGGCCGGGGTGATCGGCCTGTTCGTGCTGGTGATCTACCTCGCGCAGTCGCTGCTGGTAATTTTCGGCGCACTGGTCTTTGCTGCCATGATCGACGGGGGCGCGCGCCTGCTAGGCCGCGCATTGAAGATCGGCCGTACCTGGCGGGTTGCGATCGTCCTGATCCTGACCACCGCGTTCTTCGCATGGCTGGTGATGTTTGCCGGAGCGACGATATCCTCCGAAGCAGCCGCCTTCCCGTCGATCATCGAAAAACAGCTCATGCAGCTCTTCGCCTATCTCAGGTCGAATGGGCTCGATATCAGCGTTGTCGATTTCAAGAGCGTGGCAGGTTCGCTGACCAGCGGCGTCGGCACGGTGACCAAGGCGATCGGCGGCCTGTTCGGCGGGCTCACGACGATGGTGCTGATCATGATCATCGGCATCTATCTCGCGCTCGATCCGAATCTTTACGAGCGCGGCGTCGCATGGGTCGTGCCCGAGCGTCACCGCGATGCCTTCTACGACACGGTCAGCCACCAGGCTTACACCATGCGCAGGCTGCTGGCTGGTCGCCTTGTCGGAATGGTCGCAGAAGGTATTTTCACCTGGGCATTGCTGATGTTCTACGGCGTGCCGATGGCCGCCCTGCTCGGCCTGCTGACCGGCCTGCTCGCCTTCATCCCCAACATCGGCGCGCTGATTTCCGGCGTGCTCATGGTGCTGGTCGGGTTCTCGGGCGGGACCGAGATGGGCCTCTATACCATCTTCGTCTATTTCCTCGTCCAGAACTTCGACGGATATATCCTGATCCCGCTCATCGCGAAGAAGACGGTCGACCTCGCCCCTGCTCTTGTGCTGTCTGCACAGCTGATCTTCGGCGTGCTGTTCGGAATCCTGGGCCTTGCGCTGGCGGATCCGATGCTGGCCATGATCAAGGTCGGGCTGGAGCGCCGTGCAGCGCGGTTCGACGAAAGCGACAATGCCGAAAGGACCGCAGAACTTGGCGCGTAA